Proteins encoded by one window of Candidatus Obscuribacter sp.:
- a CDS encoding hydantoinase B/oxoprolinase family protein, giving the protein MKQPAFRFYVDRGGTFTDIIAVAPDGGTFVHKLLSVLPGASNQSDATVRGIHEILQYARAHRLYPEELLAIDAVRVGTTVATNALLTRQGTYLVFVTNKGFKDSLQIGYQARPDIFALDIHKAQALYSETLEIDCRVDVKGNQIQALDSTQAKIQLAEIFKRRPDAALAIALMHSYRYPDDEKSLGEIAREVGFAQVSLSHQISQQIKFVGRGDTTCVDAYLTPVLTEYTANLAKELRDSDLQFIKSDGGLTDATSFRGKDALLSGPAGGVVGAVSSAKRHYLGPILGFDMGGTSTDVSYYDGQFDRLYETTISGVRVRTPMLAVHTVASGGGSILDFDGARLLVGPQSGGAYPGPACYGHGGPLTVTDANLVLGRICAANFPQTFGKSLKEPLNKERATALFTELGQKISNKTGLSEYQDIARLAYGYLEVATEKMSRALLKVSTERGHDISEATLVAFGGAGGQHACMIAKRLNIKRVLISPLAGVLSAYGIGQAPQSRTDLCTWQQKLSDSELLAMQPTFKSMHKKLLSTLKADDGSTVVEHRRLFLRYDGADTSIVVDYLSGDNESTLLQKFEHNHTRLFGFFDNQKTVTVSDIELELIAATSLDEHTSYHFITYQDETLKTSQDIYAAGSWHKVQPLTRKDLIVGQIITGPALLADATNATVIEPGWQAEVLVDGSLQLTEVASNKSELSEAIKIEDTTETKPVCDPVKLELYNNIFMAIAEEMGLTLQQVSHSVNIKERLDFSCAIFDGQGRLIANAPHMPVHLGSMGEAVVSLIKACQSKDHQPASCGIKSGDVYLSNNPYNGGTHLPDITAISPVFLAGQSEPVFFVASRGHHADIGGITPGSMPPLSTSIEQEGTMLDNVIVMEHGHLLDARVRQLFLDNPYPARNIEQTISDIKAQIAANHKGIAALSSLAAQRGLSEVKSYMDFARANARIAVLEILGDLTDGQAQSTMDDGSIISVSITISQDKQSATIDFTGTSGPTNNNFNTPRAVVRAAVLYVFRTLTKRDIPLNDGCVEPLNIIIPPHSLLSPDYPRAVVAGNVETSQAIVDALYRCLGKLADSQGTMNNFTFGNEHYQYYETICGGAGAGDGFDGASAVQTHMTNSRLTDPEILESRYPVLLEQFSLRHGSGGPGLYQGGAGTVRQIRFLEAMQASILSNRRNTRPQGIKGGGAAMSGKTEVWRKDGTIEVLEYLDSRELKSGDAVVISTPGGGGYGSKSSD; this is encoded by the coding sequence ATGAAACAACCGGCTTTTCGCTTCTATGTAGATAGGGGCGGGACCTTCACTGACATAATTGCAGTAGCACCCGATGGCGGCACTTTTGTCCACAAACTACTCTCTGTTTTGCCTGGCGCATCCAATCAATCAGATGCCACTGTGCGTGGCATCCACGAGATTTTGCAATACGCTCGAGCCCATCGACTATACCCGGAAGAGCTTTTAGCCATAGATGCAGTCAGGGTTGGTACAACCGTAGCGACAAACGCTCTTTTGACTCGCCAGGGCACCTATCTAGTCTTTGTCACCAATAAAGGCTTTAAAGACTCGCTCCAGATTGGCTATCAGGCCCGTCCAGACATCTTTGCACTGGATATCCACAAAGCCCAGGCACTCTACAGCGAGACTTTAGAGATTGATTGCCGTGTCGATGTAAAAGGCAATCAAATACAAGCACTCGATAGCACTCAAGCAAAAATACAACTAGCCGAGATTTTTAAACGCAGACCAGATGCCGCTCTGGCTATTGCTTTGATGCACAGTTATAGATACCCTGATGACGAAAAAAGCCTGGGTGAAATCGCCAGGGAGGTAGGTTTTGCACAAGTCTCACTGTCGCATCAAATCAGCCAGCAAATCAAATTTGTCGGCAGAGGCGATACCACCTGTGTGGATGCTTACCTCACACCTGTATTAACAGAATACACAGCCAATCTTGCTAAAGAGCTAAGAGACTCTGACTTGCAATTTATAAAATCAGATGGCGGGCTCACTGATGCCACTAGCTTTAGAGGCAAAGACGCACTCTTATCAGGACCAGCCGGTGGTGTAGTGGGAGCAGTAAGCTCAGCTAAGCGCCACTACTTAGGACCGATATTGGGCTTTGATATGGGCGGCACATCTACTGATGTAAGTTACTATGATGGCCAATTTGACCGTCTTTATGAGACCACCATATCCGGTGTCAGAGTGCGCACACCGATGTTAGCAGTCCATACCGTAGCTAGCGGCGGCGGGTCAATATTAGACTTTGACGGAGCACGCCTCTTGGTTGGACCACAGTCAGGTGGCGCCTATCCGGGACCAGCTTGCTATGGACACGGGGGACCACTGACTGTAACCGATGCCAATTTAGTGCTTGGTCGTATCTGCGCTGCCAACTTCCCTCAGACATTTGGTAAGAGTCTCAAAGAGCCCCTCAACAAAGAGCGAGCGACCGCACTATTTACTGAGCTTGGTCAAAAAATCTCAAACAAAACCGGACTCTCAGAGTATCAAGACATAGCGAGATTGGCCTATGGCTATCTCGAAGTAGCCACCGAAAAAATGTCCAGGGCACTACTCAAGGTCTCTACTGAGCGCGGGCATGACATCAGCGAAGCAACGCTTGTAGCCTTTGGTGGCGCAGGCGGACAGCATGCTTGCATGATTGCCAAACGACTAAATATCAAAAGAGTATTGATAAGCCCGCTAGCTGGCGTACTCTCTGCCTATGGCATAGGACAGGCACCACAGTCCCGTACAGACCTATGTACCTGGCAGCAAAAGCTCTCCGACAGTGAGCTTTTAGCCATGCAACCAACCTTTAAATCAATGCACAAAAAGCTACTTAGCACTCTCAAAGCAGACGATGGTAGCACCGTTGTCGAGCACAGAAGACTGTTTTTGCGTTATGACGGTGCCGATACAAGCATAGTCGTAGACTATCTAAGCGGTGATAACGAGAGCACTCTCTTGCAAAAGTTTGAGCACAATCACACGCGCCTTTTTGGCTTTTTTGACAACCAAAAGACAGTGACAGTAAGCGATATTGAGCTGGAGCTGATTGCAGCTACTAGCCTGGACGAACACACAAGCTATCACTTCATCACCTATCAAGACGAGACTTTAAAGACCAGTCAGGACATATACGCTGCCGGTAGCTGGCATAAAGTCCAGCCCCTGACTCGCAAAGATCTCATAGTCGGTCAAATTATCACTGGTCCGGCTCTGCTTGCCGACGCCACCAATGCCACAGTAATTGAGCCAGGCTGGCAGGCAGAAGTGCTGGTGGATGGCAGTTTGCAATTGACAGAGGTAGCTAGCAATAAAAGTGAATTGAGTGAAGCAATAAAAATAGAAGATACGACAGAGACAAAGCCTGTCTGCGACCCAGTCAAGCTGGAGCTGTACAACAATATATTTATGGCCATCGCCGAAGAAATGGGACTAACTTTGCAGCAAGTAAGTCACTCGGTCAACATCAAAGAGCGTCTCGATTTTAGCTGTGCGATTTTTGATGGACAGGGCAGACTGATTGCCAATGCTCCGCATATGCCTGTACATCTGGGTTCGATGGGTGAGGCAGTGGTTAGCCTTATTAAAGCCTGCCAGAGTAAAGACCACCAGCCAGCATCCTGCGGTATCAAATCTGGTGATGTCTATTTATCCAACAATCCATACAACGGCGGCACTCACCTGCCAGATATCACGGCAATCAGTCCGGTCTTTTTGGCCGGTCAATCCGAGCCTGTATTTTTTGTAGCATCGCGAGGACACCATGCCGACATTGGCGGCATCACTCCAGGCTCGATGCCACCTTTGAGCACCTCTATCGAACAAGAGGGCACTATGCTAGATAATGTTATAGTGATGGAGCATGGGCATTTATTAGATGCTCGGGTGCGACAACTATTTTTAGATAATCCATATCCTGCTCGCAATATCGAGCAAACCATAAGCGATATCAAGGCACAGATAGCAGCCAACCACAAAGGCATTGCCGCCCTGTCCAGTCTAGCAGCGCAAAGAGGACTGAGCGAAGTAAAGTCATACATGGATTTTGCCAGAGCAAACGCCCGCATAGCTGTACTCGAAATCCTCGGTGATCTCACAGATGGTCAAGCACAAAGCACCATGGATGATGGCAGCATAATATCTGTCAGTATTACCATCAGCCAGGACAAACAATCTGCCACGATAGACTTTACAGGTACAAGTGGACCGACCAATAACAACTTCAATACGCCCAGAGCAGTAGTGCGAGCAGCAGTCCTGTATGTATTTCGCACACTGACAAAACGCGATATCCCGCTTAACGATGGCTGTGTTGAGCCATTAAACATCATTATTCCGCCACATTCACTGCTATCACCAGATTATCCACGAGCTGTCGTTGCGGGCAATGTCGAGACCTCTCAAGCAATAGTAGATGCGCTCTACCGCTGCCTGGGTAAGCTTGCTGATTCACAAGGCACCATGAACAATTTTACTTTCGGCAATGAACACTATCAATACTACGAGACTATTTGCGGCGGAGCTGGAGCGGGCGATGGTTTTGACGGGGCAAGCGCGGTGCAAACCCATATGACCAATTCTCGGCTGACCGATCCAGAGATATTGGAGAGCCGCTACCCGGTCTTGCTAGAACAATTCAGCCTGCGCCATGGCTCTGGCGGACCGGGTCTTTACCAGGGCGGGGCAGGCACGGTCAGACAAATTCGTTTTTTAGAAGCGATGCAAGCAAGTATCCTCAGCAACCGCCGCAATACGCGTCCCCAGGGCATCAAGGGTGGTGGCGCAGCAATGAGCGGCAAGACTGAAGTATGGCGCAAGGATGGCACAATTGAGGTTTTAGAATACTTGGATAGTAGAGAACTCAAAAGCGGTGACGCTGTCGTCATATCCACTCCGGGAGGCGGTGGCTACGGCTCAAAGAGCAGTGATTGA